One Kribbella sp. NBC_00662 genomic region harbors:
- a CDS encoding flavoprotein, whose translation MTDRTLYIVTCGAPLASRVGDGVREARSRGWNPYVIPTDAAQPWLESQDLGDAPTITGNRRPGESKRTPKADAVVVVPLTFNSLNAWANGNATTYPLTTLSAALGSRTPTAAVPFAKHDLAGHPAWLASLAVLRYAGVRIVDPHDGATASLEPIASGAGDSVAADFQWDWVLRQL comes from the coding sequence GTGACCGACCGAACCCTGTACATCGTCACCTGCGGTGCTCCCCTCGCCTCACGCGTCGGCGACGGCGTGCGTGAGGCACGTAGCCGAGGTTGGAACCCGTACGTGATCCCGACCGACGCGGCGCAGCCGTGGCTCGAGAGCCAGGATCTCGGCGACGCGCCGACTATTACGGGCAACAGGCGGCCAGGAGAGTCGAAGCGGACTCCGAAGGCCGATGCTGTGGTGGTCGTACCTTTGACGTTCAACTCGCTAAATGCCTGGGCCAACGGCAATGCCACCACGTACCCGCTGACGACTCTCAGTGCGGCTCTTGGGTCTCGAACGCCGACCGCTGCGGTTCCATTCGCGAAGCACGACCTGGCCGGCCACCCCGCTTGGCTCGCCTCGCTCGCAGTTCTTCGGTACGCCGGAGTGCGGATTGTCGATCCCCACGACGGGGCCACTGCGTCGCTCGAACCGATCGCGTCAGGGGCCGGTGACTCCGTCGCGGCGGACTTTCAATGGGATTGGGTGCTCAGGCAGCTCTGA
- a CDS encoding response regulator transcription factor yields MRILVVDDDPAVRRSLEHALGRDGYDVAAAADGTSALAAHGAFRPDAVVLDVLMPEPNGLEVCRTLRSGGYDTPILMLTARDLVTDRVAGLDAGADDYLAKPFALEELRARLRALLRRSGARAEVLHFADVNLDLSGRRAERGARRLELTKTELSLLELFLRNPRRVLSRTQIFESVWGYDFGPESNALWVYISYLRRKLEADGGSRLIQTVRGLGYVLREEP; encoded by the coding sequence ATGCGGATACTTGTCGTGGACGACGACCCGGCCGTACGCCGGTCCTTGGAGCACGCGTTGGGCCGCGACGGGTACGACGTGGCAGCCGCGGCAGACGGGACCTCTGCCCTCGCCGCGCACGGCGCGTTCCGCCCGGACGCGGTGGTGCTCGACGTTCTCATGCCCGAACCGAACGGTCTCGAGGTATGCCGGACGCTGCGCTCCGGCGGGTACGACACCCCGATCCTGATGCTCACGGCCCGGGACCTGGTCACCGATCGGGTCGCCGGACTCGACGCGGGGGCTGACGACTACCTCGCCAAGCCGTTCGCCCTGGAGGAGCTGCGGGCCCGGCTCCGAGCGCTGCTACGGCGTAGCGGTGCGAGGGCGGAGGTGCTGCACTTCGCCGACGTGAATCTGGACCTGAGCGGCCGCCGGGCCGAACGAGGGGCCCGGCGGCTGGAGCTGACCAAAACGGAACTGTCGCTGTTGGAGCTGTTCCTGCGCAATCCCCGCCGGGTCCTGAGCCGGACCCAGATCTTCGAGTCAGTCTGGGGATACGACTTCGGCCCGGAGTCGAACGCGCTGTGGGTCTACATCAGCTACCTCCGGCGAAAGCTCGAGGCGGACGGCGGCAGCAGGCTGATCCAGACCGTCCGCGGCCTGGGCTATGTGCTCCGCGAGGAGCCATGA
- a CDS encoding sensor histidine kinase yields MNLRTRLAIAGGAIAAGVVLLVSVVLYPAVEANLRGQIDSSLVAAVAKAPDVAQAIKEKFKGTANESSFPAVPLGIGSTQLQIVPEPVQAGPSTEFVDLTARDVAVANGTTAAYFRNAEYDGIEYRIYTAQFPGSPGTLVRTAIPQSDPAPTLRELAWLLGASIVAAGLLAAVVSRLAARRVLRPVRQLTESVELIRTTGDLAIPIPAEGRDEIGRLGSAFAGMTAALDESVGAQRRLVADASHELRTPLTSLTVNLELLAEDLTDAQAPHLAAEALDQAGELTTLINDLVDLARYGQPAFHTEDVRLDLVAERVAARATRRAGQIKFDLTCAPTLVHGDPDALERAVANLVDNAVKWSPDGGLVLISVKEGTLDVADAGPGIPDSDLEFVFDRFYRSPAARAHPGSGLGLAIVRQVAEAHGGTAEAVPCSTGALLRLKLPVCSPPA; encoded by the coding sequence ATGAACCTGCGCACCCGGCTCGCCATCGCCGGCGGCGCCATCGCCGCCGGCGTCGTACTGCTCGTGTCGGTCGTCCTCTACCCGGCCGTGGAAGCGAACCTCCGCGGCCAGATCGACAGCTCGCTGGTGGCGGCGGTCGCCAAGGCGCCGGATGTGGCGCAGGCCATCAAGGAGAAGTTCAAGGGGACGGCCAACGAGTCGTCCTTCCCGGCCGTCCCGCTCGGGATCGGGAGCACCCAACTGCAGATCGTGCCGGAACCGGTCCAGGCCGGGCCGTCGACCGAGTTCGTCGATCTCACCGCCCGCGATGTCGCCGTCGCCAACGGAACGACTGCGGCCTACTTCCGGAACGCGGAGTACGACGGGATCGAATACCGGATCTACACCGCCCAGTTCCCGGGATCGCCCGGCACCCTCGTGCGTACTGCGATCCCGCAATCCGATCCCGCACCGACCCTGCGTGAACTCGCCTGGCTGCTCGGCGCATCGATCGTGGCCGCCGGACTCCTGGCGGCGGTTGTCTCCCGCCTGGCCGCACGCCGGGTTCTGCGCCCGGTACGTCAGCTCACCGAATCAGTCGAGCTGATCCGGACGACCGGCGACCTGGCGATCCCGATCCCCGCCGAGGGCCGGGACGAGATCGGCCGGCTCGGCTCCGCGTTCGCCGGGATGACCGCGGCCCTGGACGAGTCCGTCGGCGCCCAACGTCGTCTGGTCGCCGACGCGTCGCACGAACTGCGCACCCCGCTGACGAGCCTGACAGTCAATCTCGAACTCCTGGCGGAGGACCTGACCGATGCGCAGGCCCCGCACCTCGCCGCCGAGGCGCTCGACCAGGCCGGCGAGCTGACGACCCTGATCAACGACCTCGTCGATCTGGCCCGCTACGGCCAGCCGGCGTTCCATACCGAAGACGTGCGGCTCGACCTGGTCGCGGAGCGCGTGGCGGCGCGGGCGACGCGTCGCGCAGGTCAGATCAAGTTCGACCTGACCTGCGCGCCCACCCTTGTCCATGGCGATCCCGACGCCCTCGAACGCGCTGTGGCGAACCTGGTCGACAACGCCGTCAAGTGGAGCCCGGACGGCGGCCTGGTCCTGATCAGCGTGAAGGAGGGCACGCTCGACGTCGCGGACGCCGGTCCGGGGATCCCCGACAGTGACCTCGAGTTCGTCTTCGACCGCTTCTACCGATCACCTGCTGCCCGCGCGCATCCCGGATCCGGACTCGGGCTCGCCATCGTCCGGCAGGTCGCCGAGGCCCACGGCGGGACGGCCGAAGCCGTGCCATGCTCAACCGGTGCCTTACTGCGCCTGAAACTGCCGGTGTGCAGCCCGCCAGCCTGA
- a CDS encoding helix-turn-helix domain-containing protein: protein MHVGERIGAYRKRRGMSQDALAGLIGMSRSWLSQVERGIRGVDRLSTLNDLATVLRIDVADLIGRDWVLAPDAPEQVTAVDAVRTQLASYHHLLGEPATPWPLPQLRNGAVQVNQAYQAAKYRQATAMLPDLIRAADAYDGYQGRDGRETHLARCSVYTAAAKLLTKVGEHQLGWLAADRATHAALAAESKPAQGMAAYQVVIALLRSQQTDDAERVAVRSAEGLMALVGSDAPDAASLAGSLWLISSVIAARRSDRAISSERLTEATRLADLLAHDGNHWWTAFGPTNVLIHRASVAAEFGDPAGVLRVATEVDTEALPAGLQGRRSRLHLDLAWAQTQAKNDMEAVFHLQQAERVAPESIRYHTIARELVRELLKRSRKPAPALTAIATRAGVLA, encoded by the coding sequence ATGCACGTAGGTGAGCGCATCGGGGCCTACCGCAAGCGGCGTGGCATGTCGCAGGATGCCCTGGCGGGACTCATCGGCATGTCGCGGTCGTGGCTCTCCCAGGTGGAACGCGGCATTCGTGGTGTTGATCGGCTGTCCACTCTGAACGACCTGGCGACCGTGCTGCGTATCGACGTTGCCGACCTGATCGGTCGGGACTGGGTCCTTGCCCCGGATGCACCGGAACAGGTGACCGCGGTAGACGCCGTACGGACTCAGCTCGCCAGCTATCACCATCTTTTAGGAGAGCCGGCGACTCCCTGGCCGCTGCCGCAGCTCCGGAACGGCGCTGTGCAGGTTAACCAGGCCTATCAGGCGGCGAAGTACCGGCAGGCGACCGCGATGCTGCCAGATCTCATCCGGGCGGCCGATGCGTACGACGGCTACCAAGGCCGTGACGGACGTGAGACGCACCTAGCCCGCTGCTCGGTCTACACTGCGGCCGCGAAGCTTCTGACGAAGGTTGGTGAGCACCAGCTCGGCTGGCTAGCCGCCGATCGCGCAACCCACGCGGCCCTGGCGGCCGAATCGAAGCCTGCTCAGGGAATGGCCGCTTATCAAGTCGTCATCGCCCTCCTGCGCAGCCAGCAAACCGACGACGCCGAACGTGTTGCCGTACGGTCCGCCGAAGGGCTCATGGCTCTTGTCGGCTCCGACGCTCCGGATGCCGCCTCATTGGCCGGTTCGCTGTGGCTGATCTCGTCCGTGATCGCCGCGCGCCGTTCCGACCGCGCAATCTCCAGCGAACGGTTGACCGAAGCTACGCGACTCGCTGATCTCCTAGCGCACGATGGGAACCACTGGTGGACTGCCTTCGGCCCGACCAACGTGCTGATCCATCGAGCCTCAGTCGCGGCTGAGTTCGGTGATCCAGCCGGCGTTCTGCGGGTCGCGACCGAAGTTGACACCGAAGCCCTGCCGGCGGGGCTCCAGGGCCGTCGCTCCCGCCTCCATCTCGATCTCGCATGGGCACAAACCCAGGCCAAGAACGACATGGAGGCAGTGTTCCACCTACAGCAGGCCGAGCGCGTCGCCCCCGAGTCGATCCGCTACCACACGATCGCCCGGGAGCTGGTCCGCGAACTCCTCAAACGCTCCCGCAAACCCGCCCCAGCCCTGACCGCCATCGCAACCCGCGCAGGAGTCCTCGCGTGA
- a CDS encoding alpha/beta fold hydrolase, with product MYEYAERAGARIAYRASGSGPAVVLIKNNRRPPDLPIADWLAQRFRVLQIHPVGFGASDRPDEYDFGSIGDQVLTVLDHQGIDQFAVWGFSQPACMSAMAARSTDRATALVMGGVPPIGFPTEAEMGRMEREPRLPRPALEFWRSYRAHDWHHELRLYSGAKVAYLGTADPAIRRFRRLKPVLEGIGFTYLEFDGLTHSTCGLGDASADGRRVARTVVDSLISRSAVQAGRGG from the coding sequence GCCTACCGGGCAAGCGGTTCCGGCCCGGCCGTCGTACTGATCAAGAACAATCGCCGCCCGCCGGACCTTCCGATCGCCGATTGGCTCGCCCAACGATTCCGGGTCCTGCAGATCCATCCGGTCGGCTTCGGCGCGAGCGACCGCCCGGACGAGTACGACTTCGGCAGCATCGGCGACCAGGTCCTGACCGTGCTGGATCACCAAGGCATCGATCAGTTCGCTGTCTGGGGTTTCTCCCAGCCGGCCTGCATGTCCGCGATGGCCGCCCGGTCAACCGATCGCGCGACCGCGCTCGTCATGGGCGGCGTCCCACCGATCGGTTTCCCGACTGAGGCAGAGATGGGGCGGATGGAGCGAGAGCCACGGCTCCCCCGGCCCGCGCTGGAGTTCTGGCGGAGCTATCGTGCCCACGACTGGCACCACGAGCTCCGGCTCTACTCGGGTGCGAAGGTCGCGTACCTCGGCACCGCGGATCCGGCGATCCGTCGGTTCCGCAGGCTCAAGCCGGTCCTCGAAGGCATCGGCTTCACCTACCTGGAATTCGACGGGCTGACGCACTCCACCTGCGGGTTGGGCGACGCGTCGGCCGATGGCCGGCGCGTCGCCCGGACTGTCGTCGATTCCCTGATCAGCCGCAGCGCGGTCCAGGCTGGGCGTGGCGGGTGA
- a CDS encoding DUF6284 family protein, which produces MTIIHLSAVDGDGDSDEPTAAELAAIEQEMPLIEAELDLLTAQIAVISAGPDASVLDTRRVRRAERRVLDVTRRIANRTPETEDAA; this is translated from the coding sequence ATGACCATCATCCACCTTTCCGCCGTCGACGGCGACGGCGACAGCGACGAGCCCACCGCAGCCGAGCTGGCCGCGATCGAGCAGGAGATGCCGCTGATCGAGGCCGAGCTGGACCTGCTGACCGCGCAGATCGCGGTGATCAGCGCGGGTCCGGACGCGTCGGTGCTGGACACCCGCCGGGTACGGCGGGCCGAGCGCCGGGTGCTGGACGTGACCCGCAGGATCGCCAACCGCACCCCGGAGACGGAGGACGCCGCATGA
- a CDS encoding DNA cytosine methyltransferase — MTLTVTDLFCGAGGSSTGALQVPGVVVRLAANHWKLAVETHNTNHPATDHDCADLSQVDPRRYPRTDILWASPECTNHSQAKGRKRNVDATPDLFGETLPDEAAERSRATMWDVVRFAEHHRYAAIVVENVVDAAKWVLWGAWRAGLDALGYCSHVVYLNSMHAQAGGLPAPQSRDRLYVVAHLRTAACPDLNRWTRPLAYCAGCDRPVRAMQAWKNAASQWGRYRAQYVWRCPNVACRNQVVEPGWLPAAAAIDWSLTGERIGDRARPLADKTMQRIRAGLARYARPELLVPVEGRDGKTAASAWDALRTMTTRNETGLLVPAGGTWNETATHTGEVMRTRTTTESEALVVPLRNNNTTKAASAEPFDTFAANGNHHALLMPYYGNATTRRTSEPHGTFTTRDRYALVMRNNGSRGDGAEMCTPAGEPLRTLTTAGHQSVLEYGVPAPVPVAVDDCLFRMLEPHEVAAGMAFTSGYVVLGNKREKVRQLGNAVTPPAARDLIAAVAESLGHEIPDHTTHTASNAHAGEVAA, encoded by the coding sequence ATGACGCTGACTGTCACTGACCTGTTCTGCGGTGCGGGTGGTTCGAGCACCGGCGCGCTCCAGGTGCCGGGCGTGGTGGTGCGGCTGGCCGCGAACCACTGGAAGCTCGCGGTGGAGACGCACAACACCAACCACCCGGCGACCGATCACGACTGCGCGGACCTGTCGCAGGTCGATCCGCGCCGCTACCCGCGCACCGACATTCTGTGGGCGTCGCCTGAGTGCACGAATCACTCGCAAGCCAAGGGCCGCAAGCGCAATGTGGACGCGACGCCGGACCTGTTCGGGGAGACGTTGCCGGACGAGGCCGCGGAGCGGTCGCGGGCGACGATGTGGGACGTGGTGCGGTTCGCCGAGCACCACCGCTACGCCGCGATCGTGGTGGAGAACGTCGTGGACGCGGCCAAGTGGGTGTTGTGGGGCGCATGGCGCGCCGGGCTGGACGCGTTGGGCTACTGCTCGCACGTGGTCTACCTGAACTCGATGCACGCCCAGGCCGGAGGGCTGCCCGCACCGCAGTCCCGCGACCGTCTGTACGTGGTCGCGCACCTGCGCACCGCTGCGTGCCCGGACCTGAACCGGTGGACCCGCCCGCTCGCGTACTGCGCTGGCTGTGACCGGCCGGTGCGGGCGATGCAGGCGTGGAAGAACGCGGCCAGCCAGTGGGGCCGCTACCGCGCTCAGTACGTCTGGCGCTGCCCGAACGTTGCCTGCCGCAACCAGGTGGTCGAGCCGGGCTGGCTTCCGGCCGCTGCTGCGATCGACTGGTCGCTGACCGGTGAGCGGATCGGGGACCGTGCCCGGCCGCTGGCCGACAAGACCATGCAGCGCATCCGCGCAGGCCTGGCGCGTTACGCCCGCCCGGAGCTGCTGGTACCTGTGGAGGGCCGCGACGGCAAGACTGCCGCGTCGGCGTGGGACGCGCTGCGCACCATGACCACCCGCAACGAGACCGGGCTCCTGGTTCCCGCAGGCGGGACATGGAACGAGACCGCGACCCACACGGGTGAGGTGATGCGGACCCGGACCACGACCGAGTCCGAGGCGCTGGTGGTGCCGCTGCGCAACAACAACACCACCAAGGCCGCCTCCGCCGAGCCGTTCGACACGTTCGCCGCGAACGGCAACCACCACGCCCTGCTGATGCCGTACTACGGCAACGCCACCACCCGCCGGACCAGCGAGCCGCACGGCACCTTCACCACCCGCGACCGGTACGCGCTGGTGATGCGCAACAACGGCTCACGAGGCGACGGCGCGGAGATGTGCACACCGGCCGGTGAACCGCTGCGCACGCTCACCACGGCCGGGCACCAATCGGTTCTCGAGTACGGCGTACCGGCGCCGGTTCCTGTCGCGGTGGACGACTGCCTGTTCCGGATGCTGGAGCCGCACGAGGTGGCCGCCGGCATGGCCTTCACCAGCGGGTACGTCGTGCTGGGCAACAAGCGCGAGAAGGTCCGCCAGCTCGGCAACGCCGTCACCCCGCCCGCGGCTCGCGACCTCATCGCGGCCGTCGCGGAATCGCTCGGGCATGAGATCCCCGACCACACCACCCACACCGCAAGCAACGCGCACGCCGGGGAGGTGGCGGCATGA
- a CDS encoding YggT family protein, translating to MGLIGTLVGYALSAFILLLIVRMVLDWTGVLANGPQWAGRLRAVTHAWTEPVIAPVRRRLRPVRAGGFAIDLAFTAVFFAALILRSIAFSL from the coding sequence ATGGGCCTCATCGGAACCCTGGTCGGGTACGCGTTGTCAGCGTTCATCCTTTTGTTGATCGTGCGGATGGTCCTGGACTGGACGGGTGTGTTGGCGAACGGGCCGCAGTGGGCCGGCCGGCTGCGGGCGGTGACGCACGCCTGGACGGAGCCGGTGATCGCGCCGGTACGCCGGAGGCTGCGCCCGGTGCGCGCCGGCGGGTTCGCGATCGATCTCGCGTTCACGGCCGTGTTCTTCGCCGCACTGATCCTGCGCTCGATCGCCTTCAGCCTCTAG
- a CDS encoding AAA family ATPase: protein MTMLVGANNAGKTSLYSPLLLLKQTVESAHRATPLLSQGRLFDAGRFSDFVRNHDIEQRVTFSIDLTDLISEIASDNANVTNLPAEFMPSVFELSFTAGDEAGLRTALRRYRLTNRENQTLFRRTLMSSGSYAMGGTVVPGEKQLGPTPEPFKGAISAVRSETPENFFFGGFPLLFAVDFQDLGNKQRAAASRWMSASVRTFQVQQTANMAIRNALRQVSYVGPLRAMPKRTYRISPEAPQDVGVEGEFAPEILYRNKVDGDGELVHQVGEFLEDCGYGRIDFQERGDGDAFSVVVGGRAGANLVDCGMGLSQILPLVTQVLGAGSSSLAIVQQPEIHLNPALQVKLLELLAGSVKRGRRVLIETHSEHLLLRLRRLIAQGEISTDIVTLMFAERTEGRSTLREIGVSDVGAISRDDWPRGFFAEQLDDSILLARQQARRAREERGADGGQA from the coding sequence ATGACGATGCTGGTTGGCGCCAATAATGCAGGTAAGACGTCTCTATATTCGCCATTGCTACTGCTGAAACAGACGGTCGAATCGGCTCACCGGGCGACTCCGCTGCTTTCGCAGGGAAGGCTTTTCGACGCCGGCCGGTTCAGCGACTTCGTACGAAATCACGACATTGAACAACGCGTCACCTTCTCGATTGACCTGACGGACCTGATATCTGAGATTGCGAGTGACAATGCCAACGTGACCAATCTCCCAGCGGAGTTCATGCCCTCGGTGTTTGAACTTTCCTTCACGGCGGGGGATGAGGCCGGTCTAAGAACTGCCCTTCGGCGCTATAGGCTAACCAACAGGGAGAACCAGACGCTATTCCGTCGGACGCTGATGTCGAGTGGCAGCTATGCGATGGGTGGAACGGTAGTTCCTGGTGAGAAACAATTGGGACCCACGCCCGAGCCCTTCAAGGGTGCCATATCGGCGGTGCGATCTGAGACTCCGGAGAACTTTTTCTTCGGGGGGTTCCCGCTCCTATTCGCGGTCGATTTCCAGGACCTTGGCAATAAACAGCGTGCGGCGGCGTCGAGATGGATGTCCGCGAGCGTGAGGACGTTTCAGGTTCAACAGACTGCAAATATGGCGATCAGGAACGCTCTTCGTCAAGTCAGTTACGTCGGCCCGCTCCGAGCGATGCCCAAGCGGACGTATCGAATCAGTCCTGAGGCGCCACAAGATGTAGGCGTTGAAGGTGAATTCGCGCCCGAGATCCTCTATCGGAACAAGGTCGATGGCGATGGCGAGCTTGTGCATCAAGTCGGCGAATTTCTAGAAGACTGCGGTTACGGTCGGATCGACTTTCAGGAGCGTGGAGACGGTGACGCGTTCTCGGTGGTCGTCGGCGGACGTGCTGGCGCCAACCTAGTTGACTGTGGAATGGGTCTGTCGCAGATACTCCCTCTCGTCACACAGGTCCTTGGCGCCGGTTCCAGCAGCCTGGCGATTGTGCAGCAACCCGAGATTCACCTGAATCCGGCCCTGCAGGTAAAGCTACTGGAACTTCTGGCCGGGAGCGTCAAACGTGGACGCCGTGTACTGATTGAGACGCACAGTGAGCACCTGCTTCTCCGTCTGCGACGCCTAATCGCCCAAGGTGAAATTTCTACGGACATTGTGACGCTTATGTTCGCGGAACGCACTGAGGGGCGCTCTACATTGCGAGAGATCGGCGTTAGTGACGTGGGCGCGATATCCCGAGACGATTGGCCGCGCGGATTCTTTGCGGAGCAATTGGATGATTCGATCCTTTTGGCGCGCCAGCAGGCTCGGAGAGCCCGAGAGGAAAGGGGGGCGGATGGCGGCCAAGCCTAA
- a CDS encoding YciI family protein, which produces MTQYFVHGRDRAGAGELKAQLTEEHWAFMDRYAEELIARGPTLTEDREESTGSLHIVDLPDDQALKTFAYDEPYYLGGAFDTVELYRFHNHTGRTMWEFTTAVEGLGRYLVLTKDGPRPLTSDHLIVYGDLLDGDVHVGRAALVEAPDATAAAELLQAADAEVHPWEFGGRR; this is translated from the coding sequence GTGACGCAGTACTTCGTCCACGGCCGCGATCGCGCGGGTGCCGGTGAATTGAAGGCCCAGCTGACCGAGGAGCACTGGGCCTTCATGGATCGGTACGCCGAGGAGCTGATCGCCCGGGGCCCGACCCTCACCGAGGATCGCGAGGAGTCGACCGGCAGCCTGCACATCGTCGACCTCCCGGACGACCAGGCACTGAAGACCTTCGCGTACGACGAGCCGTACTACCTCGGCGGCGCCTTCGACACGGTCGAGCTGTACCGCTTCCACAACCACACCGGCCGCACGATGTGGGAGTTCACGACCGCGGTCGAGGGCCTCGGCCGCTACCTCGTCCTCACCAAGGACGGCCCGCGACCGCTGACCTCGGACCACCTGATCGTGTACGGCGACCTCCTCGACGGCGACGTCCATGTCGGCCGGGCCGCGCTGGTCGAGGCGCCCGACGCTACAGCCGCCGCTGAGTTGCTGCAGGCCGCGGACGCCGAAGTACATCCCTGGGAGTTCGGCGGCCGGCGGTAA
- a CDS encoding SRPBCC family protein → MRIENRFRTGIDEVWSALTDPSRLAQWLGGFEGDLQLGGSYQAHFFSSGADVSGRVEACEPPRHFSVTNKGAHAPNEQVVEATLTADGDETVLVLEQRGLRLDWIAAFAAGLQIHIEDLASHLTGGDRCDSDARMGELIPAYETVPIDGR, encoded by the coding sequence GTGCGCATCGAGAACCGGTTCCGCACCGGCATCGACGAGGTGTGGTCGGCGCTCACCGATCCCAGCCGGCTGGCCCAGTGGCTGGGCGGCTTCGAGGGTGACCTCCAGCTCGGCGGCAGCTATCAGGCGCACTTCTTCTCCAGCGGCGCGGACGTCAGCGGCCGGGTCGAGGCGTGCGAGCCACCGCGCCACTTCTCGGTGACGAACAAAGGTGCGCACGCCCCGAACGAGCAGGTCGTCGAAGCCACCCTCACCGCCGACGGGGACGAAACCGTCCTCGTCCTCGAACAACGCGGCCTCCGCCTGGACTGGATCGCCGCGTTCGCCGCCGGGCTCCAGATCCACATCGAGGATCTGGCCTCCCACCTCACCGGCGGCGACCGCTGCGACTCCGACGCCCGCATGGGCGAACTCATCCCGGCGTACGAAACCGTCCCGATCGACGGTCGGTAA
- a CDS encoding aminoglycoside phosphotransferase family protein: protein MPNDQVLRWAAEAVGGTSVVSSEGLTRGEHRPSGTFRLGIEGPAARTRDVILKVPVRGWIAAAWVITNARALQLAETHGLAAPRLIAADLDGKASGTVATLETFLPGSAGLSPTVSVARLREAGAALARVHAFRLVPQAHLPYRPRPCAVDDRADERRRGLMPTTPLLQQADERVRSHGMPAVASVFVHGDAWGGNMLWEGDRCVALIDWNTAGAGNPGVDLGSLRMQMALQYGQDAPSHVLEGWERQAGREAVGVPYWDAVAALNTPTVMDGWAGFADDGSLLGAAAVTERRDAFLRTALSQWS, encoded by the coding sequence ATGCCGAATGACCAGGTTCTGCGCTGGGCGGCCGAGGCGGTTGGCGGGACGAGCGTCGTTTCGTCCGAGGGCCTGACCCGCGGCGAGCACCGCCCTTCGGGCACGTTCCGTCTGGGAATCGAAGGACCGGCGGCCCGGACCAGGGACGTGATCTTGAAGGTCCCTGTCCGGGGATGGATCGCCGCCGCGTGGGTGATCACGAACGCACGCGCGCTTCAGCTAGCCGAGACTCATGGCCTGGCCGCGCCGCGGCTGATCGCTGCGGATCTCGACGGGAAGGCGAGCGGAACCGTCGCCACCCTGGAGACCTTCCTGCCCGGCAGCGCCGGTCTCTCGCCGACGGTTTCGGTCGCCCGGCTCCGCGAAGCGGGAGCGGCCCTTGCCAGGGTCCACGCCTTCAGGCTGGTTCCGCAGGCCCACCTGCCATACCGGCCCCGGCCGTGCGCCGTCGACGACCGCGCCGATGAACGCCGGCGGGGCCTGATGCCGACCACACCTTTGCTGCAGCAGGCCGACGAGCGGGTCAGGTCGCACGGGATGCCGGCAGTCGCGTCGGTGTTCGTGCATGGTGACGCCTGGGGCGGCAACATGCTGTGGGAGGGTGACCGTTGCGTTGCGCTGATCGACTGGAATACAGCCGGAGCTGGTAATCCGGGCGTCGATCTCGGCAGCCTGCGGATGCAGATGGCCCTTCAGTACGGCCAGGACGCGCCGTCCCATGTGTTGGAGGGCTGGGAGCGGCAGGCGGGCCGGGAGGCAGTCGGCGTGCCCTACTGGGATGCCGTGGCCGCGCTGAACACGCCGACAGTGATGGACGGTTGGGCGGGATTCGCCGACGACGGTAGCCTCCTGGGCGCCGCTGCCGTCACCGAAAGGCGCGACGCTTTCCTTCGCACCGCTCTCAGTCAGTGGTCATAA
- a CDS encoding YciI family protein — translation MPEYLMYFNQQWVGDHTEEWFRGRGPLAKAVVEDMKTAGVYVFAGGLEEEDGPIYAADPTSGEVLITDGPYVESKEFLGGFAVVDVPDDETAKMWAGRVAEACGWPHEVRRFK, via the coding sequence ATGCCTGAGTACCTCATGTACTTCAACCAGCAGTGGGTGGGTGACCACACCGAGGAGTGGTTCCGCGGGCGTGGGCCGCTCGCCAAGGCGGTTGTGGAGGACATGAAGACGGCCGGGGTGTACGTCTTTGCCGGCGGACTGGAAGAGGAGGACGGCCCGATCTACGCCGCCGATCCGACCAGCGGCGAGGTGCTGATCACGGACGGGCCGTACGTCGAGTCCAAGGAGTTCCTGGGCGGGTTCGCCGTCGTCGACGTACCCGACGACGAGACCGCCAAGATGTGGGCGGGCAGGGTCGCGGAGGCCTGCGGTTGGCCCCACGAGGTACGCCGCTTCAAGTAG